In Calliopsis andreniformis isolate RMS-2024a chromosome 6, iyCalAndr_principal, whole genome shotgun sequence, a single genomic region encodes these proteins:
- the L(2)k09913 gene encoding transmembrane protein 53-like lethal (2) k09913 yields MIIGRTLSTIAKRQLVSHVQPQLFVQKQNLILLLLAQKLSSHRVTKNIEHISRDNGIKCVDGRLKNFENSENRPLLVLLSWLLAKRKHVMKFVNLYTEQGFDVALVSITPWQLMWPLKGSKLVAADLLEFLLHHENFQQILLHGFSVGGYMWGEVLDLIQNNREKYAKVIDRIVGQIWDSATDVTELSIGTPRAVFPNNEMLQIMLQKYLEYHLKTFHKQSTQYYIRASQLFQTTLVHSPALFFISKTDPIGTMSNNLRVRDQWNSVGIKTYVKIFEASPHVAHFYKYPKEYVAELYVFLNELGLIQNEDKIRAHL; encoded by the exons ATGATTATTGGGAGGACTTTATCTACTATTGCAAAAAGACAATTAGTTTCTCATGTACAACCTCAGTTATTTGTTCAGAAACAAAATTTG atattactattattagcCCAGAAGCTATCCAGTCATCGTGTCACAAAAAATATTGAACACATTTCTCGAGATAATGGAATTAAATGCGTTGATGGTAGactaaaaaattttgaaaattcagaAAATCGACCACTATTAGTTTTACTTAGTTGGCTGTTGGCAAAGCGAAAACATGTcatgaaatttgtgaatttatATACTGAGCAAGGTTTTGATGTAGCATTGGTATCAATCACTCCTTGGCAATTAATGTGGCCTTTGAAAGGATCAAAG CTAGTGGCTGCAGACTTATTAGAATTCTTATTACACCATGAAAATTTTCAACAAATATTGTTACATGGCTTTTCAGTGGGTGGGTATATGTGGGGTGAAGTATTAGATTTAATTCAAAATAATCGTGAGAAGTATGCTAAAGTGATTGATAGAATTGTTGGTCAAATATGGGATAGTGCAACTGATGTGACAGAATTGTCAATAGGTACTCCACGTGCTGTATTTCCAAACAATGAAATGTTACAAATTATGTTACAAAAATATTTAGA ATATCACTTAAAGACATTTCATAAACAATCTACCCAGTATTATATACGAGCTAGTCAATTGTTTCAGACCACTTTAGTACATAGTCCTGcattattttttataagtaAAACAGATCCTATTGGAACTATGTCTAACAACTTAAGAGTACGTGATCAATGGAATTCTGTGGGTATAAAG ACTTATGTTAAAATATTTGAGGCATCTCCCCATGTTGCACATTTTTATAAGTATCCAAAAGAATATGTAGCAGAACTGTATGTTTTTCTTAATGAATTAGGTTTAATTCAAAATGAAGACAAAATAAGAGCGCATCTTTAA
- the Posh gene encoding SH3 domain containing ring finger posh isoform X1 has product MDECMLNDLLECSVCLERLDTSSKVLPCQHTFCKKCLEEIVSTHRELRCPECRVLVDAKVDDLPPNVLLMRILEGMRNAAPKQATKSVTKSNLGSQRLFGGHQVTPTPIVTTSLTPITFTNEPVRHANAVAKQVQLHNQAYGRAIYDYVSKVPGDLSFKKGDIVILRKKIDNNWYFGQSANNHGVFPLSYVQVMTPLTPHVPQCKALYDFRTTNVDEDGCLTFNKGEVISVIRRVDENWAEGKLLDRIGIFPLAFVELNSVARALMKLSTNAQPGPSRVAPPTPTNEETTPLIPTDHSRNVQTTSQPRPQLVQNTTLPVSDSISNVSSGGSSSTTTPNTPNSSRTSSSSSTAPSSPSSPATSPPAVGNRHNVKRHSFTAVNAGHQAHPHHRHSAEILSPPVDNAIGSSNTSCSNDSFSTLQTSVGVVEHNLRHRRSGSSDLVLTQPSQNLLTTTIGNTHLPAAYIALYPYKPQKADELELRKGGIYMVTERCQDGWFKGTSNRTQKCGVFPGNYVTPAKCQRNLCRGSPNVGPHQNFSSSTVQNGSESRVTVTYTKTKGPAPQPCNSRTLLPPELPPRAISPSPMVSSSWHGQSQTQNQERSPPRHNEQNLVNPLGRSHSAVMSSNISSPGKQVTLAQSLNTASTVTGISNSGGTVATVATTSSIATEMNRSPNNTLRVNASPSTTSSTTSKSTEKQKEKKDKCVSLMRRLTNIKKSKSPPPTTYSMDNPVFDDGNSINPVHIRSGSCPSQLLQVGATQELNASNNHHRLCPGSVQGQVTSSQRLKYKERPSLPVSILQRSSDSSGMVCTTVGNHHRKSNSLDAGMGKHAKQQPSRERERVYRFRCIVPYPPNSEFELELRVGDIIYVHKKRDDGWYKGTQQRTGRTGLFPASFVEAF; this is encoded by the exons ATGGATGAGTGTATGCTGAATGATTTGTTGGAGTGTTCGGTGTGTCTCGAGCGATTGGATACGTCAAGCAAAGTGCTTCCCTGTCAGCATACCTTTTGCAAAAAATGCTTGGAAGAAATTGTCAGCACTCACCGCGAGCTGCGTTGCCCCGAATGTCGCGTTCTTGTTGACGCTAAGGTCGATGATTTACCACCGAACGTATTGTTAATGCGCATTCTGGAAGGAATGCGTAATGCTGCACCCAAACAAGCGACGAAATCAGTGACTAAGTCCAATTTAGGATCACAAAGACTTTTTGGTGGCCATCAGGTTACTCCAACTCCTATCGTAACTACTAGTCTTACTCCTATAACATTTACCAATGAACCAGTTAGGCATGCAAATGCTGTAGCCAAGCAAGTTCAATTACACAATCAAGCGTATGGTAGAGCAATTTACGATTATGTGTCAAAAGTTCCAgg AGATTTATCATTTAAGAAAGGAGACATTGTTATTCTTCGTAAAAAGATTGATAATAATTGGTACTTTGGACAAAGCGCCAACAATCATGGAGTTTTTCCTCTCTCTTATGTTCAG GTCATGACACCATTGACACCACATGTTCCTCAATGCAAAGCTCTCTACGATTTTAGGACAACTAACGTTGATGAAGATGGCTGCCTTACATTTAATAAG GGTGAAGTTATTAGTGTCATCAGAAGAGTTGATGAAAATTGGGCAGAAGGAAAACTTTTGGATAGAATTGGCATTTTTCCATTGGCTTTTGTAGAATTGAATAGTGTAGCAAGAGCTCTGATGAAACTTTCAACGAA TGCACAACCAGGTCCTTCAAGAGTAGCGCCTCCTACTCCTACAAACGAGGAAACTACGCCTTTAATACCAACTGATCATTCACGTAATGTACAAACAACAAGCCAACCACGACCCCAGCTTGTCCAG AACACTACTTTACCTGTCTCTGATTCTATTTCAAATGTATCATCAGGAGGTAGTTCCTCAACTACTACCCCTAATACACCAAATAGTTCAAGGACTTCTAGTAGTTCCAGTACTGCTCCAAGCAGTCCTAGTAGCCCAGCAACATCACCTCCAGCAGTTGGAAATAGACATAATGTAAAACGTCACAGTTTCACAGCTGTAAATGCAGGTCACCAAGCTCATCCTCACCATAGACATAGTGCTGAAATACTTAGTCCCCCAGTGGACAATGCTATTGGTAGCAGTAACACTAGTTGCAGCAACGATTCGTTTTCTACGCTACAG ACTAGCGTCGGCGTTGTAGAACACAATCTTCGGCACAGACGAAGTGGTAGTAGCGACCTTGTTCTTACCCAACCATCACAGAATTTACTTACTACCACCATTGGTAATACTCATTTACCGGCAGCATACATAGCATTATACCCTTACAAACCACAGAAAGCAGATGAACTCGAGCTAAGAAAAGGTGGTATTTACATGGTAACAGAACGTTGTCAAGATGGATGGTTTAAAGGAACTTCGAATCGTACTCAGAAGTGTGGAGTTTTTCCTGGAAATTATGTTACGCCTGCAAA atgtcaacgcaattTATGTCGAGGATCGCCAAATGTAGGACCACACCAGAATTTTTCATCATCGACCGTTCAGAATGGTTCAGAGTCGCGAGTTACTGTAACATATACCAAAACTAAAGGTCCTGCTCCACAACCTTGTAATTCACGTACATTACTACCACCTGAGTTACCACCACGCGCTATTAGTCCTTCTCCAATGGTGTCATCATCTTGGCACGGTCAAAGTCAAACACAAAATCAGGAAAGGAGTCCCCCTCGTCACAATGAACAGAATTTAGTGAATCCTCTGGGACGTAGTCACAGTGCTGTGATGTCATCGAATATTT CTTCTCCTGGAAAGCAAGTAACTTTAGCGCAATCGTTAAATACCGCATCTACAGTCACTGGTATAAGTAATAGCGGTGGCACTGTCGCAACTGTTGCTACTACTTCGTCTATTGCAACCGAAATGAATAGAAGTCCAAATAATACTTTACGCGTAAATGCTTCTCCTTCTACtacttcttccactacatccaaGAGTACTGAAAAG caaaaagaaaagaaagataaATGTGTCTCTCTAATGCGTCGATTGACGAATATCAAAAAATCAAAATCTCCACCACCCACTACGTATTCAATGGATAATCCTGTATTTGACGATGGCAATTCCATCAATCCAGTACATATTCG atCAGGATCTTGCCCAAGTCAGTTGCTACAGGTGGGAGCCACACAGGAATTAAATGCTTCAAACAACCATCATCGTTTGTGTCCAGGCTCTGTACAAGGGCAAGTGACATCCTCACAAAGACTTAAATACAAGGAGAGACCATCTTTACCGGTCTCAATTCTCCAGAG AAGCAGTGACTCGAGTGGAATGGTGTGTACAACAGTCGGAAATCACCATCGTAAAAGTAATTCCTTAGATGCTGGTATGGGTAAACACGCAAAACAGCAACCTTCTCGTGAACG AGAACGAGTATACAGATTCCGCTGCATTGTGCCATATCCACCGAACAGTGAATTTGAACTAGAACTCCGTGTAGGAGATATAATTTATGTACATAAAAAACGTGACGATGGTTGGTACAAAGGTACTCAACAAAGAACAGGTCGCACAGGGCTGTTTCCAGCAAGTTTTGTCGAAGCTTTCTGA
- the Su(w[a]) gene encoding suppressor of white-apricot, with amino-acid sequence MQSSWKMAASKSQRWMVDSGILRKKNGEEEQQELLVFGYSCKLFRDDDKAKMIDQGKHLIPWMGDSTLKIDRYDGRGALGDLRIYEPPPGGFDQRTILTEDELKVEQLCDEERYRSLYNNDMEDSVYHEEEMKRLHQALDSENTYSQVAYNYSEEGNGSKVTCDDSQSPKQSEGSQEEDQAFVPPPDLEIPEGILLPETQKLNAIITKTALFISRQGGQMEILIKAKQANNPQFSFLSIDGRLHQYYRYVLDAIKSGKYNPEKQPEKEESEPEEGSSDEDDEPYLHPSLAPSFTKIEAAPSIPSIQYKPSADCAYSMLVNKITGKPPPSKIQQIPETSSQSITTSMGYYHSVPGQSYSPYSAPVQYSHGPVAYGPNGQIQSPAQLVPMNVSSTSDAATTHISAVETPSPLVPYGSTPQKQLSRPSFIVPPADVQIIIDKMASYVAKNGRDFEAIVKNKGDPRFNFLELSHQYHGYYAHKLTMYEGAINPKVLTEEELLQKQEPLEEKQKKLEELQKKQQRMEEVQKRVKMIQAKKKCDTRTKQIVTGAKQITTVSFSIKKPKDGETGVIEKRNALPLEESDEEIENENKDASSKPNSPQNTNEQNSLTTYGTDKDIWNAEKKSKTEEKELVDLTDEILEDCQKEIRHKQAEDRIKDKLVAAARDKLAATSRERQLQLERKKKAAAFLSHIQSSGLSKTSGMTSQGSRKDDSDEVRSIPSPSPTPSLDDTKSCDSRICGNSLMDRLKSADLTGKRSRPRSKSPSGSRSHSDRQKYHKKHKKKKSSHRSSHDSPSSSRSHRSKKSKKSSSKHRSRSRTPSRRHHHSARRKGSNSSYSDSSSP; translated from the exons ATGCAAAGTAGTTGGAAAATGGCGGCATCGAAAAGTCAGCGTTGGATGGTAGATTCAGgaattctacgtaaaaaaaaTGGAGAAGAGGAACAACAGGAGCTGTTGGTGTTTGGATATAGCTGCAAATTATTTCGAGATGATGACAAGGCGAAAATGATTGATCAAGGAAAGCATTTGATACCATGGATGGGCGATAGCACGTTGAAAATAGACAG ATACGATGGGCGTGGTGCACTGGGGGACTTAAGGATATATGAACCACCACCGGGTGGTTTTGATCAACGAACTATTCTCACTGAGGATGAACTCAAAGTGGAACAACTCTGCGATGAAGAACGATATCGGTCTCTCTATAACAATGACATGGAAGATTCTGTGTATCATG AGGAGGAAATGAAGAGACTGCATCAAGCTTTGGATTCAGAGAATACGTACAGTCAAGTAGCATACAATTACAGCGAGGAAGGAAATGGTTCAAAAGTCACGTGCGATGATTCACAAAGTCCGAAACAGTCTGAAGGTTCTCAAGAAGAAGATCAAGCTTTTGTTCCACCTCCTGATTTAGAAATTCCAGAGGGTATTTTACTG CCGGAAACACAAAAGTTGAATGCAATCATAACGAAAACAGCGCTATTCATAAGCCGTCAAGGAGGTCAAATGGAGATCTTAATTAAAGCGAAGCAGGCcaacaatccacagttctcatttTTGTCGATAGACGGACGGCTACATCAGTATTACAGATACGTACTGGATGCGATCAAGAGTGGAAAGTACAATCCTGAAAAGCAGCCCGAGAAAGAGGAATCCG AACCTGAAGAAGGATCATCGGATGAGGATGACGAACCCTATCTCCACCCGAGCCTAGCGCCATCATTCACCAAAATAGAAGCG GCTCCTAGTATTCCGAGTATACAATACAAACCATCCGCGGATTGCGCTTATTCAATGCTCGTGAATAAAATCACCGGAAAACCGCCTCCTTCGAAGATACAGCAAATTCCCGAAACTAGTAGCCAGTCTATAACTACAAGCATGGGATATTATCATTCTGTACCAGGACAG AGCTACAGTCCTTATTCTGCACCTGTGCAATACTCCCACGGTCCTGTTGCATATGGACCAAATGGACAAATACAATCACCGGCTCAACTCGTACCCATGAATGTATCCTCTACGAGCGATGCGGCTACAACGCATATCTCGGCTGTTGAAACTCCGTCGCCATTGGTTCCTTACGGTTCTACACCACAAAAGCAATTGAGCAGGCCGTCATTCATCGTACCACCGGCAGACGTTCAAATAATCATTGACAAAATGGCTAGCTACGTAGCAAAGAATGGAAGAGATTTTGAAGCGATTGTAAAGAACAAAGGCGACCCTAGATTTAATTTTCTTGAACTTTCGCATcaatatcatggttattatgcacATAAATTAACGATGTACGAGGGTGCCATAAACCCGAAAGTACTAACAGAGGAGGAATTATTACAGAAGCAAGAGCCTCTAGAGGAAAAGCAGAAGAAATTGGAGGAATTGCAAAAGAAGCAGCAAAGGATGGAGGAAGTGCAAAAAAGAGTAAAGATGATACAGGCGAAAAAAAAGTGTGATACGAGGACGAAACAAATAGTAACAGGAGCTAAACAGATTACTACCGTCTCGTTTTCCATTAAGAAACCGAAGGATGGTGAAACTGGGGTAATTGAGAAACGGAATGCTCTTCCTTTGGAGGAGAGCGACGAAGAAATAGAAAatgagaataaagatgcaagttcGAAACCAAATTCGCCACAGAACACGAACGAACAGAATTCATTGACTACTTACGGCACGGACAAAGATATCTGGAATGCAGAAAAGAAATCAAAAACCGAGGAGAAAGAGCTAGTAGATCTTACTGATGAGATTCTGGAAGACTGTCAAAAAGAGATTAGGCACAAGCAAGCTGAAGATAGAATAAAGGACAAATTGGTTGCAGCAGCGCGAGACAAATTGGCTGCTACATCCAGGGAACGACAATTACAATTAGAAAGGAAGAAAAAGGCAGCGGCATTTTTAAGTCATATACAATCATCTGGATTATCAAAGACTAGCGGGATGACTAGTCAAGGATCACGAAAAGATGATTCAGATGAAGTACGTTCAATTCCATCGCCATCGCCCACGCCATCTCTCGACGACACAAAATCTTGTGATTCGAGAATTTGTGGGAACTCGCTGATGGATCGATTAAAGAGCGCTGATTTGACTGGCAAAAGGTCAAGGCCAAGATCGAAGAGTCCTAGTGGCAGTCGAAGTCATTCGGACAGACAAAAGTATCACAAGAAGcacaaaaagaagaaaagttCTCACAGAAG TAGTCACGACAGCCCAAGTAGTTCTCGGTCGCACCGATCTAAGAAAAGTAAGAAATCTTCCTCAAAACACAGATCTCGATCCCGAACACCGTCCCGAAGACATCACCACAGCGCGCGACGGAAGGGAAGCAACTCCTCCTACTCCGATTCAAGTTCGCCCTAA
- the Miox gene encoding myo-inositol oxygenase, translating to MGLVSQCCILNTSRNRSPRRQMSAKTIAQPQRQATILDPSDKYRPEAVYAGKLESEFRDYSEDPMDPVKERVRKTYHKMHTNQTVEFVQSRMKEWLRFDKFKMTVKDALIKLNNLVDESDPDTSLPNIVHAFQTAESIRKEHPDLDWFHLTGLIHDLGKIMAFYGEPQWAVVGDTFPVGCAWADSIVYRETSFEDNPDGKDSRYNTKYGMYKPKCGIDNLLMSWGHDEYLYRVLVHNNSKLPKEALAMIRYHSFYPWHAAGDYMHFCKPEDLEMLKWINEFNKYDLYTKSGEVPDIEKLWPYYEKLIDKYIPGVLEW from the exons ATGGGACTAGTCAGTCAGTGTTGCATACTCAATACCAGCAGGAATAGAAGCCCGCGTAGACAGATGTCAGCGAAGACAATC GCACAGCCGCAAAGGCAAGCCACCATTTTGGATCCTTCGGACAAGTACCGGCCAGAGGCCGTCTATGCCGGAAAACTGGAAAGTGAATTCAGAGACTATTCGGAGGATCCGATGGACCCGGTGAAGGAGCGAGTAAGGAAGACATATCACAAGATGCACACCAATCAAACCGTTGAGTTTGTGCAAT CTCGCATGAAGGAGTGGCTGCGGTTCGATAAGTTCAAGATGACGGTAAAAGATGCTCTGATAAAACTGAACAATCTGGTAGACGAGAGCGATCCCGACACCAGCTTACCAAATATCGTGCACGCCTTTCAAACCGCAGAGTCCATCAGGAAGGAACACCCCGATTTGGACTGGTTCCACTTAACTGGTTTGATTCACGACCTGGGCAAG ATAATGGCGTTCTACGGAGAGCCGCAATGGGCGGTTGTCGGCGATACGTTTCCGGTTGGATGCGCCTGGGCAGACTCGATCGTTTACAGGGAGACCAGTTTCGAAGACAATCCGGACGGAAAAGACTCTCGATACAA CACAAAATACGGCATGTACAAGCCAAAGTGTGGCATAGACAACCTGCTGATGTCCTGGGGTCACGACGAGTACCTATATCGCGTTCTAGTACACAATAATAGCAAACTGCCTAAAGAGGCGTTAGCCATGATCCGCTACCACTCGTTTTATCCCTGGCACGCTGCTGGCGACTATATGCACTTTTGCAAGCCCGAAGACCTGGAAATGTTAAAATGGATTAACGAGTTTAA TAAATACGACCTTTACACCAAGAGCGGCGAAGTACCGGACATTGAGAAACTGTGGCCTTACTACGAGAAGCTGATCGACAAATACATTCCCGGGGTGCTGGAATGGTGA
- the Posh gene encoding SH3 domain containing ring finger posh isoform X2, with translation MDECMLNDLLECSVCLERLDTSSKVLPCQHTFCKKCLEEIVSTHRELRCPECRVLVDAKVDDLPPNVLLMRILEGMRNAAPKQATKSVTKSNLGSQRLFGGHQVTPTPIVTTSLTPITFTNEPVRHANAVAKQVQLHNQAYGRAIYDYVSKVPGDLSFKKGDIVILRKKIDNNWYFGQSANNHGVFPLSYVQVMTPLTPHVPQCKALYDFRTTNVDEDGCLTFNKGEVISVIRRVDENWAEGKLLDRIGIFPLAFVELNSVARALMKLSTNAQPGPSRVAPPTPTNEETTPLIPTDHSRNVQTTSQPRPQLVQNTTLPVSDSISNVSSGGSSSTTTPNTPNSSRTSSSSSTAPSSPSSPATSPPAVGNRHNVKRHSFTAVNAGHQAHPHHRHSAEILSPPVDNAIGSSNTSCSNDSFSTLQTSVGVVEHNLRHRRSGSSDLVLTQPSQNLLTTTIGNTHLPAAYIALYPYKPQKADELELRKGGIYMVTERCQDGWFKGTSNRTQKCGVFPGNYVTPAKCQRNLCRGSPNVGPHQNFSSSTVQNGSESRVTVTYTKTKGPAPQPCNSRTLLPPELPPRAISPSPMVSSSWHGQSQTQNQERSPPRHNEQNLVNPLGRSHSAVMSSNISSPGKQVTLAQSLNTASTVTGISNSGGTVATVATTSSIATEMNRSPNNTLRVNASPSTTSSTTSKSTEKQKEKKDKCVSLMRRLTNIKKSKSPPPTTYSMDNPVFDDGNSINPVHIRSSDSSGMVCTTVGNHHRKSNSLDAGMGKHAKQQPSRERERVYRFRCIVPYPPNSEFELELRVGDIIYVHKKRDDGWYKGTQQRTGRTGLFPASFVEAF, from the exons ATGGATGAGTGTATGCTGAATGATTTGTTGGAGTGTTCGGTGTGTCTCGAGCGATTGGATACGTCAAGCAAAGTGCTTCCCTGTCAGCATACCTTTTGCAAAAAATGCTTGGAAGAAATTGTCAGCACTCACCGCGAGCTGCGTTGCCCCGAATGTCGCGTTCTTGTTGACGCTAAGGTCGATGATTTACCACCGAACGTATTGTTAATGCGCATTCTGGAAGGAATGCGTAATGCTGCACCCAAACAAGCGACGAAATCAGTGACTAAGTCCAATTTAGGATCACAAAGACTTTTTGGTGGCCATCAGGTTACTCCAACTCCTATCGTAACTACTAGTCTTACTCCTATAACATTTACCAATGAACCAGTTAGGCATGCAAATGCTGTAGCCAAGCAAGTTCAATTACACAATCAAGCGTATGGTAGAGCAATTTACGATTATGTGTCAAAAGTTCCAgg AGATTTATCATTTAAGAAAGGAGACATTGTTATTCTTCGTAAAAAGATTGATAATAATTGGTACTTTGGACAAAGCGCCAACAATCATGGAGTTTTTCCTCTCTCTTATGTTCAG GTCATGACACCATTGACACCACATGTTCCTCAATGCAAAGCTCTCTACGATTTTAGGACAACTAACGTTGATGAAGATGGCTGCCTTACATTTAATAAG GGTGAAGTTATTAGTGTCATCAGAAGAGTTGATGAAAATTGGGCAGAAGGAAAACTTTTGGATAGAATTGGCATTTTTCCATTGGCTTTTGTAGAATTGAATAGTGTAGCAAGAGCTCTGATGAAACTTTCAACGAA TGCACAACCAGGTCCTTCAAGAGTAGCGCCTCCTACTCCTACAAACGAGGAAACTACGCCTTTAATACCAACTGATCATTCACGTAATGTACAAACAACAAGCCAACCACGACCCCAGCTTGTCCAG AACACTACTTTACCTGTCTCTGATTCTATTTCAAATGTATCATCAGGAGGTAGTTCCTCAACTACTACCCCTAATACACCAAATAGTTCAAGGACTTCTAGTAGTTCCAGTACTGCTCCAAGCAGTCCTAGTAGCCCAGCAACATCACCTCCAGCAGTTGGAAATAGACATAATGTAAAACGTCACAGTTTCACAGCTGTAAATGCAGGTCACCAAGCTCATCCTCACCATAGACATAGTGCTGAAATACTTAGTCCCCCAGTGGACAATGCTATTGGTAGCAGTAACACTAGTTGCAGCAACGATTCGTTTTCTACGCTACAG ACTAGCGTCGGCGTTGTAGAACACAATCTTCGGCACAGACGAAGTGGTAGTAGCGACCTTGTTCTTACCCAACCATCACAGAATTTACTTACTACCACCATTGGTAATACTCATTTACCGGCAGCATACATAGCATTATACCCTTACAAACCACAGAAAGCAGATGAACTCGAGCTAAGAAAAGGTGGTATTTACATGGTAACAGAACGTTGTCAAGATGGATGGTTTAAAGGAACTTCGAATCGTACTCAGAAGTGTGGAGTTTTTCCTGGAAATTATGTTACGCCTGCAAA atgtcaacgcaattTATGTCGAGGATCGCCAAATGTAGGACCACACCAGAATTTTTCATCATCGACCGTTCAGAATGGTTCAGAGTCGCGAGTTACTGTAACATATACCAAAACTAAAGGTCCTGCTCCACAACCTTGTAATTCACGTACATTACTACCACCTGAGTTACCACCACGCGCTATTAGTCCTTCTCCAATGGTGTCATCATCTTGGCACGGTCAAAGTCAAACACAAAATCAGGAAAGGAGTCCCCCTCGTCACAATGAACAGAATTTAGTGAATCCTCTGGGACGTAGTCACAGTGCTGTGATGTCATCGAATATTT CTTCTCCTGGAAAGCAAGTAACTTTAGCGCAATCGTTAAATACCGCATCTACAGTCACTGGTATAAGTAATAGCGGTGGCACTGTCGCAACTGTTGCTACTACTTCGTCTATTGCAACCGAAATGAATAGAAGTCCAAATAATACTTTACGCGTAAATGCTTCTCCTTCTACtacttcttccactacatccaaGAGTACTGAAAAG caaaaagaaaagaaagataaATGTGTCTCTCTAATGCGTCGATTGACGAATATCAAAAAATCAAAATCTCCACCACCCACTACGTATTCAATGGATAATCCTGTATTTGACGATGGCAATTCCATCAATCCAGTACATATTCG AAGCAGTGACTCGAGTGGAATGGTGTGTACAACAGTCGGAAATCACCATCGTAAAAGTAATTCCTTAGATGCTGGTATGGGTAAACACGCAAAACAGCAACCTTCTCGTGAACG AGAACGAGTATACAGATTCCGCTGCATTGTGCCATATCCACCGAACAGTGAATTTGAACTAGAACTCCGTGTAGGAGATATAATTTATGTACATAAAAAACGTGACGATGGTTGGTACAAAGGTACTCAACAAAGAACAGGTCGCACAGGGCTGTTTCCAGCAAGTTTTGTCGAAGCTTTCTGA